One genomic region from Verrucomicrobiota bacterium encodes:
- a CDS encoding prepilin-type N-terminal cleavage/methylation domain-containing protein, producing the protein MLTTPKCPQKPAKGDGGFTLIELLVVIAIIAILAGLLLPALGKAKAKAKSIQCASNMKQWALATIMYADDNDNNLPYAADVAWPNYNTTFLFQNLAPYVAKLTQSGLQNYYSADVMTAPVRQCPGGSYGNPPFTTAFSAASWNCWIGINFGSQNSDGTLTGPFYYGHDLPPVKVSRIKRPVNALIFMDTATWYLYSLVYRPFTMDMDHDKVLDSCEGDTGFPYNDGRPKVHNNGANVTLLDGHVEWVAFKKLWQSDGSGNPLHPYWTEYRGD; encoded by the coding sequence ATGCTTACAACGCCGAAATGTCCGCAAAAGCCCGCAAAGGGCGACGGAGGTTTCACGCTGATCGAGTTGCTGGTGGTCATCGCGATCATCGCCATCTTAGCGGGTTTGTTGTTGCCGGCGTTGGGCAAAGCCAAGGCCAAGGCCAAGAGCATCCAATGCGCCTCCAACATGAAACAGTGGGCCCTCGCCACGATCATGTACGCAGATGACAATGACAACAACCTGCCCTATGCCGCCGACGTGGCATGGCCTAACTACAATACCACGTTCCTGTTTCAGAATCTCGCTCCCTACGTCGCCAAGCTGACCCAATCAGGTCTGCAGAATTATTACAGTGCGGATGTCATGACCGCCCCGGTGCGTCAATGTCCCGGCGGCAGTTACGGGAATCCCCCGTTCACCACCGCCTTCAGCGCGGCCAGTTGGAACTGCTGGATCGGAATCAACTTCGGCTCGCAAAACAGCGATGGCACGCTGACGGGCCCATTTTATTATGGCCACGACCTCCCGCCGGTGAAGGTCTCGCGCATCAAACGACCCGTCAACGCCCTGATTTTCATGGACACCGCAACGTGGTACCTTTACTCGCTTGTGTACCGGCCGTTCACGATGGACATGGATCATGACAAGGTGCTGGATTCCTGCGAAGGGGACACGGGCTTCCCGTATAATGATGGCCGGCCCAAGGTCCATAACAACGGCGCCAATGTCACGCTGCTGGATGGACATGTGGAATGGGTGGCTTTCAAGAAACTTTGGCAAAGCGACGGATCCGGAAATCCCCTCCACCCCTACTGGACAGAATATCGCGGAGATTGA